One genomic segment of Phyllopteryx taeniolatus isolate TA_2022b chromosome 12, UOR_Ptae_1.2, whole genome shotgun sequence includes these proteins:
- the LOC133487168 gene encoding NAD(P)H dehydrogenase [quinone] 1-like, which produces MAMAEKKALIVYAHQSPGSFNAAAKDIAVDVLTATGCTVTVSDLYAMKFKATATAEDIITEGEVKQAEQFRYAKETKVAWEEGKLSADITEEQRKLSEADLIIFQFPMYWFSLPAILKGWIDRVLVPGYAHSKEKRYSRGIFKDKRAVLSFTTGSQESMFSANGINGDMNVTLWPIQNGILHYCGFQVLAPQIFWAPSHVPQEARATMLQAWRSRLNGLLEEAPLCFTPMDCFDGEGFQLKPEVQEKHAGKKFGLTVGTHMGLAVPPDNQMRAGV; this is translated from the exons atGG CTATGGCAGAAAAGAAGGCGCTGATTGTGTATGCCCACCAGAGCCCCGGCTCTTTCAACGCTGCTGCCAAAGACATTGCTGTGGATGTTCTCACCGCTACGGGCTGCACGGTGACCGTGTCCGACCTCTATGCTATGAAGTTTAAAGCCACCGCTACAGCTGAGGACATCATTACTGAGG GTGAGGTCAAGCAGGCTGAGCAATTCCGTTATGCCAAGGAGACCAAAGTGGCGTGGGAGGAAGGAAAACTGTCCGCCGACATCACCGAGGAGCAACGGAAACTCTCAGAGGCCGATCTCATCATCTTCCAG TTCCCCATGTACTGGTTCAGTCTGCCCGCCATCCTGAAGGGCTGGATCGACCGGGTGCTCGTGCCTGGCTATGCGCACTCCAAAGAGAAGCGGTACAGTCGGGGCATCTTCAAG GACAAGAGAGCTGTGCTGTCTTTCACTACTGGCTCTCAGGAGTCCATGTTCAGTGCTAATGGCATCAATGGTGACATGAATGTAACACTCTGGCCAATTCAG aatGGCATCCTGCACTACTGTGGCTTCCAAGTTCTGGCACCTCAAATCTTCTGGGCTCCATCCCACGTGCCCCAGGAGGCCCGCGCCACCATGCTCCAGGCCTGGCGCAGCCGCCTTAACGGTCTCTTGGAAGAGGCCCCGCTGTGTTTCACACCCATGGACTGCTTTGATGGAGAGGGCTTCCAGCTGAAGCCAGAGGTCCAGGAGAAGCACGCCGGCAAGAAGTTTGGGCTCACTGTGGGCACCCACATGGGACTGGCTGTACCACCTGACAACCAGATGAGGGCTGGCGTCTGA
- the LOC133487169 gene encoding ribosyldihydronicotinamide dehydrogenase [quinone]-like, which produces MALAEKKALLVYAHQSPGSFNAAAKDIAVDVLTATGCTVTVSDLYAMKFKATATAEDIITEGEVKQAEHFHYAKETKAAWEEGKLSADITDQQRKLSEADLIIFQFPMYWFSLPAILKGWIDRVLVPGYAHSKEKRYSRGIFKDKRAVLSFTTGSQESMFSANGINGDMNVTLWPIQNGILHYCGFQVLAPQIFWAPSHVPQEARAAMLQAWRSRLEGLLEEAPLCFTPMDCFDGEGFQLKPEVQEKHAGKKFGLTVGTHMGLAVPPDNQMRAGV; this is translated from the exons ATGG CTTTGGCAGAAAAGAAGGCGCTGCTTGTGTATGCCCACCAGAGCCCCGGCTCTTTCAACGCTGCTGCCAAAGACATTGCTGTGGATGTTCTCACCGCTACGGGCTGCACGGTGACCGTGTCCGACCTCTATGCTATGAAGTTTAAAGCCACCGCTACAGCTGAGGACATCATTACTGAGG GTGAGGTCAAGCAGGCTGAGCACTTCCATTATGCCAAGGAGACCAAAGCGGCGTGGGAGGAAGGAAAACTGTCCGCCGACATCACTGACCAGCAACGGAAACTCTCAGAAGCCGATCTCATCATCTTCCAG TTCCCCATGTACTGGTTCAGTCTGCCTGCCATCCTGAAGGGCTGGATCGACCGGGTGCTCGTGCCTGGCTATGCGCACTCCAAAGAGAAGCGGTACAGTCGGGGCATCTTCAAG gacAAGAGAGCTGTGCTGTCTTTCACTACTGGCTCTCAGGAGTCCATGTTCAGTGCTAATGGCATCAATGGTGACATGAATGTAACACTCTGGCCAATTCAG aatGGCATCCTGCACTACTGTGGCTTCCAAGTTCTGGCACCTCAAATCTTCTGGGCTCCATCCCACGTGCCCCAGGAGGCCCGCGCTGCCATGCTCCAGGCCTGGCGCAGCCGCCTTGAGGGTCTCTTGGAAGAGGCCCCGCTGTGTTTCACACCCATGGACTGCTTTGACGGAGAGGGCTTCCAGCTGAAGCCAGAGGTCCAGGAGAAGCACGCCGGCAAGAAGTTTGGGCTCACTGTGGGCACCCACATGGGACTGGCTGTACCACCTGACAACCAGATGAGGGCTGGCGTCTGA
- the LOC133487182 gene encoding ribosyldihydronicotinamide dehydrogenase [quinone]-like gives MALADKKALIVYAHQSPGSFNAAAKDIAVDVLTATGCTVTVSDLYAMKFKATATAEDIITEGQVKQAEHFHYAKETKAAWEEGKLSADITEEQRKLSEADLIIFQFPMYWFSLPAILKGWIDRVLVPGYAHSKEKRYSRGIFKDKRAVLSFTTGSQESMFSANGINGDMNVTLWPIQNGMLHYCGFQVLAPQIFWAPSHMPQEARAAMLQAWRSRLNGLLEEAPLCFTPMDCFDGEGFQLKPEVQEKHAGKKFGLTVGTHMGLAVPPDNQMKAGV, from the exons atGG CTTTGGCAGATAAGAAGGCGCTGATTGTGTATGCCCACCAGAGCCCCGGCTCTTTCAACGCTGCTGCCAAAGACATTGCTGTGGATGTTCTCACCGCTACGGGCTGCACGGTGACCGTGTCCGACCTCTATGCTATGAAGTTTAAAGCCACCGCTACAGCTGAGGACATCATTACTGAGG GTCAAGTCAAGCAGGCTGAGCACTTCCATTATGCCAAGGAGACCAAAGCGGCGTGGGAGGAAGGAAAACTCTCTGCTGACATCACCGAGGAGCAACGGAAACTCTCAGAAGCCGATCTCATCATCTTCCAG TTCCCCATGTACTGGTTCAGTCTGCCCGCCATCCTGAAGGGCTGGATCGACCGGGTGCTCGTGCCTGGCTATGCGCACTCCAAAGAGAAGCGGTACAGTCGGGGCATCTTCAAG GACAAGAGAGCTGTGCTGTCTTTCACTACTGGCTCTCAGGAGTCCATGTTCAGTGCTAATGGCATCAATGGTGACATGAATGTAACACTCTGGCCAATTCAG aATGGCATGCTGCACTACTGTGGCTTCCAAGTTCTGGCACCTCAAATCTTCTGGGCTCCATCCCACATGCCCCAGGAGGCCCGCGCTGCCATGCTCCAGGCCTGGCGCAGCCGCCTTAACGGTCTCTTGGAAGAGGCCCCGCTGTGTTTCACACCCATGGACTGCTTTGACGGAGAGGGCTTCCAGCTGAAGCCAGAGGTCCAGGAGAAGCACGCCGGCAAGAAGTTTGGGCTCACTGTGGGCACCCACATGGGACTGGCTGTACCACCTGACAACCAGATGAAGGCTGGCGTCTAA
- the LOC133486699 gene encoding NAD(P)H dehydrogenase [quinone] 1-like, with protein sequence MAMAEKKALIVYAHQSPGSFNAAAKDIAVDVLTATGCTVTVSDLYAMKFKATATAEDIITEGEVKQAEQFRYAKETKAAWEEGKLSADITDQQRKLSEADLLIFQFPMYWFSLPAILKGWIDRVLVPGYAHSKEKRYSRGIFKDKRAVLSFTTGSQESMFSANGINGDMNVTLWPIQNGILHYCGFQVLAPQIFWAPSHVPQEARAAMLQAWRSRLEGLLEEPPLCFTPMDCFDGEGFQLKPEVQEKHAGKKFGLTVGTHMGLAVPPDNQMRAGV encoded by the exons atGG CTATGGCAGAAAAGAAGGCGCTGATTGTGTATGCCCACCAGAGCCCCGGCTCTTTCAACGCTGCTGCCAAAGACATTGCTGTGGATGTTCTCACCGCTACGGGCTGCACGGTGACCGTGTCCGATCTCTATGCTATGAAGTTTAAAGCCACCGCTACAGCTGAGGACATCATTACTGAGG GTGAGGTCAAGCAGGCTGAGCAATTTCGTTATGCCAAGGAGACCAAAGCGGCGTGGGAGGAAGGAAAACTGTCCGCCGACATCACTGACCAGCAACGGAAACTCTCAGAGGCCGATCTCCTCATCTTCCAG TTCCCCATGTACTGGTTCAGTCTGCCCGCCATCCTGAAGGGCTGGATCGACCGGGTGCTCGTGCCTGGCTATGCGCACTCCAAAGAGAAGCGGTACAGTCGGGGCATCTTCAAG gacAAGAGAGCTGTGCTGTCTTTCACTACTGGCTCTCAGGAGTCCATGTTCAGTGCTAATGGCATCAATGGTGACATGAATGTAACACTCTGGCCAATTCAG aatGGCATCCTGCACTACTGTGGCTTCCAAGTTCTGGCACCTCAAATCTTCTGGGCTCCATCCCACGTGCCCCAGGAGGCCCGCGCCGCCATGCTCCAGGCCTGGCGCAGCCGCCTTGAGGGTCTCTTGGAAGAGCCCCCACTGTGTTTCACACCCATGGACTGCTTTGATGGCGAGGGCTTCCAGCTGAAGCCAGAGGTCCAGGAGAAGCACGCCGGCAAGAAGTTTGGGCTCACTGTGGGCACCCACATGGGACTGGCTGTACCACCTGACAACCAGATGAGGGCTGGCGTCTAA
- the LOC133486688 gene encoding ribosyldihydronicotinamide dehydrogenase [quinone]-like, protein MALAEKKALIVYAHQSPGSFNAAAKDIAVDVLTATGCTVTVSDLYAMKFKATATAEDIVTEGEVKQAEHFHYAKETKAAWEEGKLSADITDQQRKLSEADLVIFQFPMYWFSLPAILKGWIDRVLVPGYAHSKEKRYSRGIFKDKRAVLSFTTGSQESMFSANGINGDMNVTLWPIQNGILHYCGFQVLAPQIFWAPSHVPQEARAAMLQAWRSRLEGLLEEAPLCFTPMDCFDGEGFQLKPEVQEKHAGKKFGLTVGTHMGLAVPPDNQMKAGV, encoded by the exons ATGG CTTTGGCAGAAAAGAAGGCGCTGATTGTGTATGCCCACCAGAGCCCCGGCTCTTTCAACGCTGCTGCCAAAGACATTGCTGTGGATGTTCTCACCGCTACGGGCTGCACGGTGACCGTGTCCGACCTCTATGCTATGAAGTTTAAAGCCACCGCTACTGCTGAGGACATCGTTACTGAGG GTGAGGTCAAGCAGGCTGAGCACTTCCATTATGCCAAGGAGACTAAAGCGGCGTGGGAGGAAGGAAAACTGTCCGCCGACATCACTGACCAGCAACGGAAACTCTCAGAGGCCGATCTTGTCATCTTCCAG TTCCCCATGTACTGGTTCAGTCTGCCCGCCATCCTGAAGGGCTGGATCGACCGGGTGCTCGTGCCTGGCTATGCGCACTCCAAAGAGAAGCGGTACAGTCGGGGCATCTTCAAG GACAAGAGAGCTGTGCTGTCTTTCACTACTGGCTCTCAGGAGTCCATGTTCAGTGCTAATGGCATCAATGGTGACATGAATGTAACACTCTGGCCAATTCAG aatGGCATCCTGCACTACTGTGGCTTCCAAGTTCTGGCACCTCAAATCTTCTGGGCTCCATCCCACGTGCCCCAGGAGGCCCGGGCCGCCATGCTCCAGGCCTGGCGCAGCCGACTTGAGGGTCTCTTGGAAGAGGCCCCGCTGTGTTTCACACCCATGGACTGCTTTGACGGAGAGGGCTTCCAGCTGAAGCCAGAGGTCCAGGAGAAGCACGCCGGCAAGAAGTTTGGGCTCACTGTGGGCACCCACATGGGACTGGCTGTACCACCTGACAACCAGATGAAGGCTGGCGTCTAA
- the LOC133486706 gene encoding ribosyldihydronicotinamide dehydrogenase [quinone]-like, translating to MALAEKKALIVYAHQSPGSFNAAAKDIAVDVLTATGCTVTVSDLYAMKFKATATAEYIITKGEVKQAEHFHYAKETKAAWEEGKLSADITDQQRKLSEADLIIFQFPMYWFSLPAILKGWIDRVLVPGYAHSKEKRYSRGIFKDKRALLSFTTGSQESMFSANGINGDMNVTLWPIQNGILHYCGFQVLAPQIFWAPSHVPQEARAAMLQAWRSRLNGLLEEAPLCFTPMDCFDGEGFQLKPEVQEKHAGKKFGLTVGTHMGLAVPPDNQMRAGV from the exons atGG CTTTGGCAGAAAAGAAGGCGCTGATTGTGTATGCCCACCAGAGCCCCGGCTCTTTCAACGCTGCTGCCAAAGACATTGCTGTGGATGTTCTCACCGCTACGGGCTGCACGGTGACCGTGTCCGACCTCTACGCTATGAAGTTTAAAGCCACCGCTACAGCTGAGTACATCATTACTAAGG GTGAGGTTAAGCAGGCTGAGCACTTCCATTATGCCAAGGAGACCAAAGCGGCGTGGGAGGAAGGAAAACTGTCTGCCGACATCACTGACCAGCAACGTAAACTCTCAGAGGCCGATCTCATCATCTTCCAG TTCCCCATGTACTGGTTCAGTCTGCCCGCCATCCTGAAGGGCTGGATCGACCGGGTGCTCGTGCCTGGCTATGCGCACTCCAAAGAGAAGCGGTACAGTCGGGGCATCTTCAAG GACAAGAGAGCTCTGCTGTCTTTCACTACTGGCTCTCAGGAGTCCATGTTCAGTGCTAATGGCATCAATGGTGACATGAATGTAACACTCTGGCCAATTCAG aATGGCATCCTGCACTACTGTGGCTTCCAAGTTCTGGCACCTCAAATCTTCTGGGCTCCATCCCACGTGCCCCAGGAGGCCCGGGCCGCCATGCTCCAGGCCTGGCGCAGCCGCCTTAACGGTCTCTTGGAAGAGGCCCCGCTGTGTTTCACACCCATGGACTGCTTTGACGGAGAGGGCTTCCAGCTGAAGCCAGAGGTCCAGGAGAAGCACGCCGGCAAGAAGTTTGGGCTCACTGTGGGCACCCACATGGGACTGGCTGTACCACCTGACAACCAGATGAGGGCTGGTGTCTAA
- the LOC133486689 gene encoding ribosyldihydronicotinamide dehydrogenase [quinone]-like — translation MALAEKKALIVYAHQSPGSFNAAAKDIAVDVLTATGCTVTVSDLYAMKFKATATAEDIITEGEVKQAEHFHYAKETKAAWEEGKLSADITEEQRKLSEADLLIFQFPMYWFSLPAILKGWVDRVLVPGYAHSKEKRYSRGIFKDKRAVLSFTTGSQESMFSANGINGDMNVTLWPIQNGILHYCGFQVLAPQIFWAPSHVPQEARAAMLQAWRSRLNGLLEEAPLCFTPMDCFDGEGFQLKPEVQEKHAGKKFGLTVGTHMGLAVPPDNQMRAGV, via the exons ATGG CTTTGGCAGAAAAGAAGGCGCTGATTGTGTATGCCCACCAGAGCCCCGGCTCTTTCAACGCTGCTGCCAAAGACATTGCTGTGGATGTTCTCACCGCTACGGGCTGCACGGTGACCGTGTCCGACCTCTACGCTATGAAGTTTAAAGCCACCGCTACAGCTGAGGACATCATTACTGAGG GTGAGGTTAAGCAGGCTGAGCACTTCCATTATGCCAAGGAGACCAAAGCGGCGTGGGAGGAAGGAAAACTCTCTGCTGACATCACCGAGGAGCAACGTAAACTCTCAGAGGCCGATCTCCTCATCTTCCAG TTCCCCATGTACTGGTTCAGTCTGCCCGCCATCCTGAAGGGCTGGGTCGACCGGGTGCTCGTGCCTGGCTATGCGCACTCCAAAGAGAAGCGGTACAGTCGGGGCATCTTCAAG GACAAGAGAGCTGTGCTGTCTTTCACTACTGGCTCTCAGGAGTCCATGTTCAGTGCTAATGGCATCAATGGTGACATGAATGTAACACTCTGGCCAATTCAG aatGGCATCCTGCACTACTGTGGCTTCCAAGTTCTGGCACCTCAAATCTTCTGGGCTCCATCCCACGTGCCCCAGGAGGCCCGCGCCGCCATGCTCCAGGCCTGGCGCAGCCGCCTTAACGGTCTCTTGGAAGAGGCCCCGCTGTGTTTCACACCCATGGACTGCTTTGACGGAGAGGGCTTCCAGCTGAAGCCAGAGGTCCAGGAGAAGCACGCCGGCAAGAAGTTTGGGCTCACTGTGGGCACCCACATGGGACTGGCTGTACCACCTGACAACCAGATGAGGGCTGGCGTCTGA
- the LOC133487178 gene encoding ribosyldihydronicotinamide dehydrogenase [quinone]-like has translation MALAEKKALLVYAHQSPGSFNAAAKDIAVDVLTATGCTVTVSDLYAMKFKATATAEDIITEGEVKQAEHFHYAKETKAAWEEGKLSADITDQQRKLSEADLIIFQFPMYWFSLPAILKGWIDRVLVPGYAHSKEKRYSRGIFKDKRAVLSFTTGSQESMFSANGINGDMNVTLWPIQNGILHYCGFQVLAPQIFWAPSHVPQEARATMLQAWRSRLEGLLEEAPLCFTPMDCFDGEGFQLKPEVQEKHAGKKFGLTVGTHMGLAVPPDNQMRAGV, from the exons atGG CTTTGGCAGAAAAGAAGGCGCTGCTTGTGTATGCCCACCAGAGCCCCGGCTCTTTCAACGCTGCTGCCAAAGACATTGCTGTGGATGTTCTCACCGCTACGGGCTGCACGGTGACCGTGTCCGACCTCTATGCTATGAAGTTTAAAGCCACCGCTACAGCTGAGGACATCATTACTGAGG GTGAGGTCAAGCAGGCTGAGCACTTCCATTATGCCAAGGAGACCAAAGCGGCGTGGGAGGAAGGAAAACTGTCCGCCGACATCACTGACCAGCAACGAAAACTCTCAGAGGCCGATCTCATCATCTTCCAG TTCCCCATGTACTGGTTCAGTCTGCCTGCCATCCTGAAGGGCTGGATCGACCGGGTGCTCGTGCCTGGCTATGCGCACTCCAAAGAGAAGCGGTACAGTCGGGGCATCTTCAAG GACAAGAGAGCTGTGCTGTCTTTCACTACTGGCTCTCAGGAGTCCATGTTCAGTGCTAATGGCATCAATGGTGACATGAATGTAACACTCTGGCCAATTCAG aatGGCATCCTGCACTACTGTGGCTTCCAAGTTCTGGCACCTCAAATCTTCTGGGCTCCATCCCACGTGCCCCAGGAGGCCCGCGCCACCATGCTCCAGGCCTGGCGCAGCCGCCTTGAGGGTCTCTTGGAAGAGGCCCCGCTGTGTTTCACACCCATGGACTGCTTTGACGGAGAGGGCTTCCAGCTGAAGCCAGAGGTCCAGGAGAAGCACGCCGGCAAGAAGTTTGGGCTCACTGTGGGCACCCACATGGGACTGGCTGTACCACCTGACAACCAGATGAGGGCTGGCGTCTGA
- the LOC133487087 gene encoding ribosyldihydronicotinamide dehydrogenase [quinone]-like: MALAEKKALIVYAHQSPGSFNAAAKDIAVDVLTATGCTVTVSDLYAMKFKATATAEDIITEGEVKQAEHFHYAKETKAAWEEGKLSADITDQQRKLSEADLIIFQFPMYWFSLPAILKGWIDRVLVPGYAHSKEKRYSRGIFKDKRAVLSFTTGSQESMFSANGINGDMNVTLWPIQNGILHYCGFQVLAPQIFWAPSHVPQEARAAMLQAWRSRLNGLLEEAPLCFTPMDCFDGEGFQLKPEVQEKHAGKKFGLTVGTHMGLAVPPDNQMKAGV, from the exons ATGG CTTTGGCAGAAAAGAAGGCGCTGATTGTGTATGCCCACCAGAGCCCCGGCTCTTTCAACGCTGCTGCCAAAGACATTGCTGTGGATGTTCTCACCGCTACGGGCTGCACGGTGACCGTGTCCGACCTCTATGCTATGAAGTTTAAAGCCACCGCTACAGCTGAGGACATCATTACTGAGG GTGAAGTCAAGCAGGCTGAGCACTTCCATTATGCCAAGGAGACCAAAGCAGCGTGGGAGGAAGGAAAACTGTCCGCCGACATCACTGACCAGCAACGTAAACTCTCAGAGGCTGATCTCATCATCTTCCAG TTCCCCATGTACTGGTTCAGTCTGCCCGCCATCCTGAAGGGCTGGATCGACCGGGTGCTCGTGCCTGGCTATGCGCACTCCAAAGAGAAGCGGTACAGTCGGGGCATCTTCAAG gaCAAGAGAGCTGTGCTGTCTTTCACTACTGGCTCTCAGGAGTCCATGTTCAGTGCTAATGGCATCAATGGTGACATGAATGTAACACTCTGGCCAATTCAG AATGGCATCCTGCACTACTGTGGCTTCCAAGTTCTGGCACCTCAAATCTTCTGGGCTCCATCCCACGTGCCCCAGGAGGCCCGGGCCGCCATGCTCCAGGCCTGGCGCAGCCGCCTTAACGGTCTCTTGGAAGAGGCCCCGCTGTGTTTCACACCCATGGACTGCTTTGACGGAGAGGGCTTCCAGCTGAAGCCAGAGGTCCAGGAGAAGCACGCCGGCAAGAAGTTTGGGCTCACTGTGGGCACCCACATGGGACTGGCTGTACCACCTGACAACCAGATGAAGGCTGGCGTCTAA